TCGACGTCTCGGACGTCGGCCGGGTGCTCCTGACCCACTACGACCTCGACCACGTCGGGACGCTCGACGCGCTGACGCCGGAGCTCGACGCGACCGTGTACGCCGGCGGGTTCGACGCGGCGATCCTCCGGGGCGAGCGGTCGCCGCCGTGGCGGAACCACAAGGGGGCGTTCCAGCGGCTCGCCGGGCTCTTCGCGACGCGGCCGGACCTGGAGATCGAGTCGGTCAGGGACGGCGAGTGCCTCGGCTCGTTCACCGCCTACCACACGCCCGGCCACACTCCGGGCCACGTCGCGTACGTGAGCGAGGAGCTGAGCGTCGCGCTGCTGGGCGACCTCGTCTCGGAGTCCGACGGAGCGCTGGAGCCCTCCGAGTGGGTCATCAGCTACGACACGGATCGGGTGCTGGACAGCATCCGGGACCTCGCCGACCGCGCCCCGGCGTTCGAGGTGGCCTGCGTCGGCCACGGCGACCCGCTCGCGTCGGGCGGAGGCGACGCCCTCGACGCGCTCGCGGATCGGATTTAAAATAGGGGCGGCCCGCCGCGGCCGGCCTACCGCGACTGCCGGTAGATCAGGTTCCGCTGGATGTCGTTCGCTCCCTCGTAGATCACCGGGATGCGCACGTCGCGGTAGACGCGGGCGATCCGGCGGTCGATGAGGATCGACCGGCCGCCGTGGAGCTTCATCCCCTTCTCGGCGCAGTCGGTGGCGACCTCCGTGGACTTGGTCTTCGCGAGCGCGGCCCAGTACCCCGCGTCCTCGTTGTCCGCGACCTTCTCGCAGGCGCGCCAGTTGAGCGCGCGCGCCGACTCGAAGCCGATCCGCATGTCCGAGAGCGTGTGCTGGACCGCCTGGAACTCGTTGACGGTGCGGCCGAAGGCGTTGCGCCCGTGGACGAACTCCTCGGCCTCCTCGATGGCGGCGGCGGCGAGCCCGAGGCCGTGCCCGCCGACGACCACGCGACCGTGGTTGAAGAAGTCCGCGAGGACGTAGAAGCCGCCGCCCTCGCTGCCGACGACGTTCTCCTCCGGGACGAAGCAGTCCTCGAAGACGATGTGGCCCTGCTTGGAGGCGCGCATCCCCATCTTCTCCGGGATGTGCTCCGCCTCGTACCCCTCGCTGTCCGTCTCGACGATGAACAGGGTGTAGTTCGAGTAGCGGTCGTCGCTCTCGCCGGTCTTCGCGTAGACGGTGAGCCAGTCGGCCTCGACCGCGTTGCCGACCCAGTACTTCTCGCCGGTGAGCTCGTACCCCCCCTCGACCTTCTCCGCCTTCGTCGTCATCCCGGCGAGGTCGGAGCCGGTCTCGGGCTCGGAGACGGCGAGCCCCGATATCTGGTCGTTCTCCGCGACCGGGCGGAGGTACTCCTCCTTCTGACCGTCGGTGCCGTACTGCTCGACCATCTCGCAGCCGAAGCTCGCGAGCTGGAGGGTGAGCGCGATGCCGGCGTCGGCCCGGTAGAACTCCTCCGCTATCGCGAGTATCTGCGCGAGGTCGAATCCCTTCCCGCCGTACTCCTCGCCGATGTCTTGCGCGACGAGCCCGGCGTCCATCCCCGCCTCCAGCACCTCCCACGGGTAGTCGCCCGAGTCGTAGTACGCCTCGGCGTTCGGCGCGATGTGCTCGGCGGCGAACTCGCGGGCCTCGGCCTTCACGTCGCGCGCGTGCTCCGGCACGACGCTGTCGTCGAGTAGATCCATGTCCGATCCGCGCCCCCCGCGACCAAAACGTTCGTGGAACAACGAAAAACCGTGGGTGAGTTTATTCTCCGCCTCGCGTCTCCTCGGCGTCGACGACCTCGTCGTCGACCGCGGCGGGACTCTCGTCCTCTCGGCCTTCCCCGTTTCGGTCGGCGGGGTCGTCGTCGTCGCCGTCTCGGCCGCCGGAGTCGGCGTCCCCCGCGGTGTCGACGTCGGCGTCGCCCTCGCTCTCGCCGTCGCCGTCCGGCGGTTCGGCCGGATCGCAGGGCTCGAAGCCGGCCGTCTCCAGCTCGGTCTCGGGATCGGGGTCCAGCGCCCGACCCCCCTCCCGAAGCGCCTCCCGCGCGGCCTCCCGGTCGACGGTGCCCGAGACGGTCCGCGGGAGCTCGTCGACGAGGGCGATCGTTTTCGGGATCTTGAATCCGCTGAGTCGCTCCCGCGCGAACGACGCGAGGGCCGCCTCGTCCACCTGCTCCCCGATCCCGTCGTCGACCGCGAGCAGCGCGGCGACCCGCTCGCCCCACGTCTCGTCGTCGAGGCCGACGACGGCGACGTCCTCGACCGTGGGGAACCGCCGGAGCACGTCGCTCACCTCGCCGGGCTCGACGTTCTCGCCGCCGGTGATGATCCGGTCGTCGAGCCGGTTGAGCACGTAGAGGTAGCCGTCCTCGTCGAACCGTCCCACGTCGCCGGTGTGGAGCCCGTGCGGACCGAACGCGGAGCGGTCGAGCTCGGCGGCCGCCCCCTCACCTGGGTCCGGCGGGCGTTCCAGGTACCCCGGCGTCACCGTCGGGCCGTCGACGACGATCTCGCCCGTCTCGCCGGCCTCGACCGGCGCGCCGTCTTCGTCGACGACCGTCACGTCGGTGCCGAACAGGGGGCGTCCGACGGTGCCGAGCCGGCCCTTCGTCTGCCGGGGGGTGGCCGTCGCGATCTGCGAGGCCGACTCGGTCATCCCGTAGGTCGGATAGACTGGGACCGAGTAGTCCCGACAGCGCTCCAGCAGCTCGTCCGGCGCCGGCGCGCCGCCGAGCAGGACCGCGCGGAGCGTGTCCGAGAGGGTGCCGCGCCTGTCGAGCATCCGCTTGAGCATCGTCGGCACGAGCGAGACGCCGGTCACGTCGTACGCGTCGATGTCGTCGGCGGTGCCGCCGGCGTCGAACCCCTCTCGGAGCACGAGGGTCGTCCCGTACAGCGCGGAGCGGTAGACCGGTGCGAGCCCGCCCATGTGGTGCAACGAGAGGGAGACGAGCCAGCGGTCGCCGGGGTCGACCCCGAGCCGGAACGCGGAGGCGACGGCGGAGCTGTACACGTTGCCCGCGGTGAGCGGCACCGGCTTGGGCTCCCCCGTCGTGCCCGAGGTGAAGAGGATACAGAGGTGATCGCCGAACTCCCACTCCGGAGGGTCGATCGTCGCCGGCTCCACGTCGTGGACGGCGGTGACGGTCGCGTCGGCGGGGTCGTCGACGGAGAAGACGGGCGTGTCGTCGATGCCGTCGACGGCCGCCAGCGCGTCGTCCTCTGTCGGCTCCGCGCAGACGACCGCCGAGAGCTCCGCCCGTTCGATCCGCTCCGAGAGCTCCCTGGGCGTGAGTCCCTGCCCGAGCGGGACGAAGGTCGCGCCGATCCGCATCGCCGCGTGGACCAGCCCGACCGTCCCGACGTACGGCGGCGTGAGCACGCCGAGCCTGTCGCCCGCCTCGATCCCGTGGGCGACCAGGCGCCCGGCCGTCTCCGAGACGAGCCGGTCGAGGTCAGTGTACGTCCACGCCTCGCCGTCCTCGGCCCGCACGAGCGCCGCGTCGTCCGGCGAGGCGGCGACCCGGTGTGACAGCCAGTCGCGCACGGGGGTCACCCCCGTCGCGGCGGCGACTCACTCATCGGTCGGGTGTCGAACGGTGAGCACCGGCACGTCGGAGGTCCGGACGACCCGCTCGGTGACGCTGCCGAGGAGGTACCGGTCGAGCCCCTTCCGGCCGTGCGTCCCCATCACGATCATGTCGACGTCGTGCTCGTCGGCGTAGTCGCGGATCGAGCGGTACGCGGTCCCCGTCGCGACGGTCGTCTCGCAGTCCACGCCGGCGCGTTCGGCCGCGTCCGCGACCCGCCGCGTGGCCTCCTTCCCCTCGGATTCGAGGGCGTCGACGACGACCTCGGCGCCCGCTTCGAGCGTCGAGTACGCCGCGCCGTCGACGACGTACAGCGCGTGGAGCGTGGCGCCGTACTGGCCGGCGAGGTCGATCGCGTGTTCGATCGCGGCGTCCGACGCGGGACTGCCGTCGGTCGGAACGAGGATCTGCGAGTACATCGTACCCTCGCTACGCTCGGTATCGATTAAAAACCCGATCACCAGCGGCGCCTCGCGAGAAGACCGCGCGACGCAGTCGCGTTTCCGATCGCGCCGAGTGAACGTCGCCTCCGCCCGCGTCGCCGCTAGCGGAACCCCATCGCTTCGATCTGCTCCTGGTAGCGGTTACGGATGGTGACCTCGGTCACCTGCGCGACGTCGGCGACCTCGCGCTGAGTCTTCTTCTCGTTACACAGAAGCGAGGCCGCGTAGATCGCGGCGGCGGCGAAGCCGGTCGGGGACTTCCCGGAGAGGAGTCCCTGCTCGGCGGAGACGTCGATTATCTCCGTCGCCTTCGACTGGACCTCCTCGCTCAGCTCCAGCGAGGAGGCGAAGCGCGGAACGAACTGCTTGGGGTCGACGGGTTTCAGCTCTAAGCCGAGCTCCTGGGAGATGTAGCGGTACGTCCGGCCGATCTCCTTCTGCGGCACGCGCGAGACGTCGGCGACCTCGTCGAGCGACCGCGGAATGCCCTCCTGCCGACAGGCGGCGTAGAGGGCGGCGGTGGAGACGCCCTCGATCGACCGCCCGCGGATGAGGTCCTCGTTGAGCGCGCGTCGATAGATAACTGAGGCGACCTCGCGTACCGACCGCGGAACGCCGAGCGCGCTGGCCATGCGGTCGATCTCCGAGAGCGCGAACTGGAGGTTGCGCTCGCCCGCGTCCTTCGTCCGAATCCGCTCCTGCCACTTCCGTAGCCGGTGCATCTGCGACCGCTTCTCCGAGGAGAGCGACCGGCCGTACGCGTCCTTGTCCTTCCAGTCGATCGTCGTCGTCAGCCCCTTGTCGTGCATCGTCTCGGTGATGGGGGCACCGACGCGCGACTTCGACTGCCGCTCCGAGTGATTGAACGCGCGCCACTCCGGGCCGCGGTCGATGTTCCGCTCGTCCAACACCAGCCCGCAGTCCTCGCACACGAGCTCCTGGTCGGCGTCCGTGACGATCTCTTCCGACTCGCACTCCGGGCAGGAGAGCGTCTCCGTCTCGTCCGACTCTCGCTCGGTGTTCCGCTCCTGTTGACGCTGGCGGCTCGGACGTTCCATTATAAGGTTTCTGGTTATTGCCGCATTTAAACCTTTGTCCCGGATCCGCACGCGCCGTCGGTCGGTAGCGACTCGTCTGATCCGGCCTGAGTACGGCCTCCGGCGCTTCACGCGCACGTTTCTGACGATCTCGCGCGGACGCTACCGCCCGCAGAGACGTCGCCGCCGCCGGACGTCGAACACGAAACGTGACCGTCGTGGTGGGTCACATTCGGCTCTCGGCGCTCGACCCAATAATTACTACTAGGCATTCACAAAGACTTTTGTATAACTACAACATATTGGTTTCCATGAGCACGACGCAGTCCGACGGGATCGAGGGGACGCTCCGCGGCTGTCGACCCGCGGAGATCGACCCGATCGTCATCGACGCCGCCGACCTCGACAGCACCGCGCCCGAACACCTCCGCGACCTCAAGGCCGAGCTCTCGGCCCGCGGCTACCAGCCGGCGACGCTGTCGGTCGACGCCTGCTTCGACTGCGAGGACACGCTCTCGACGCAGCGGGAGGCCGACCGGCTCCGCGAGTACGTCCGCGCGGCGTCGTTCCTCGGCGCCGGTCGGATCGAGGTCCGTCTGGGTGAGGTTTCCGATCCCGCCGCCGCGGAGCCGGCGCTGTCGGCGCTGGCCGAGCGCGCCCGTCGGGAAGGGGTCGAGCTCGTCCGGACCGGCGGCGACGCGACGGCGGCCTGACGGATGGCGTCGAAGCGCTCGCTCGCGACGAAGCTCGGCGTCGTCGCCGGGTTCGAGGAGCCGCGCGTCGCGCTCGAACAGTACCCCACGCCGCCCGATCTGGCCGCGCACGTCGTCCACCTCGCGGACCTCCACGGCGACGTCGACGGGCGGACCGTCCTCGATCTGGGCACCGGGACGGGGATGCTCGCGCTCGCCGCCGCCCTCCGCGGCCCCGCCCGCGTCCTCGGCGTCGAGCTCGACCGCGACCCGTTGATCACCGCGATCGCCAACCAGCGCCGGGTGGCCGCGAGCGCGCCCGTTCACTGGATCCAGGCTGACGCGACGCGGCTCCCGTTGGCCGTGCCAGACCCCGTGACGGTCGTGATGAACCCCCCGTTCGGCGCGCAGGACGGGAACCGCAATGCCGACCGCGGGTTCCTGACGACGGCGAGCCGGGTCGCGACCGTCTCCTACTCGGTCCACAACGCCGGAAGCGAGGGGTTCGTCGAGGCGTTCGCGGCCGACAACGGCGGCGAGGTGACCCACGCGTTCGCCGCCGACTTCGCGATCGACGCGCAGTTCGACCACCACGAAGACGAGTCGCGCGAGGTCGACGCCGAGGTGTACCGGATCGAGTGGGCGTGAGGCCGTCGGTCCCTCTCACCCGCCCGCGTCACTGCCGCCCCTCGTACCGCTCCCGCGTCGCGATCCGCACCCGCGTCTCCCCGCGCTCCGCGAACACGGCGTCGTCCTCCCGGACGAACGCGACGCCCTGCAGCGCCACCGACTCGTTCGCCGCGGGGAGCGCCGCCCGTTCGGTCTCGCCCTCGTGGGCGACGCGCAGCTCGAACCCCCCCTCGACGGCGGCGACGGTGACGTTGCGCCCGTCGATCCGCGGCTCCGCCCGCACCGGCTCGCTCGTGAACAGCGTCGAGCGCGTCTCGTTCCGGACCGCGTCGACCCGGTAGGCCGGTCCGCCGTTCGACGCCACCCAGCCGACCCGCTGGACCCAGACGGTCTCGCGCCACCCCGTCCCGCCCACGTCGACGGCGCGGTACTCCCAGAAGGCGAGGCTCCCCCGCGAGACCGCCGTCGTCCAGATCTCCCGGTCCGCGTTCTTCACGATCACCCCCGAGGTGTTGACGCTCGTCGACCGGCCGAACGCCTCGACGTCGACGACGCTCACCTGCTGATTCTCCACGTCCTCCGCGTACGTCACCTGGTATCCGTCGATCTCGATCGGATCGCCCGGCAGGTCGCCGTCGTCGACGGCGACGAGGTTCGGGACCACGCCCGGCCCGGCGACGACCGCCAGCGCCGACGCGAGCAACAGGAGGCCGACCCCGGCCGGCGTGGCGGACCGGACGGCCCCCCGGACCGTCTCGGGCGACGGCACGGCCAGGTCGGGCCGCAGCGGCTCGTCCCGTCCCGCGACCGCGAGCGCGACGATCGCGGCGAGCGCCGCGAGCAGTCCGAACCCCAGCGCCCGATACAGCTCGTACCGCTCGTTCCCGAGGTACCAGTACACCGCCCAGAGCCGACGGGAGACGCCGAAGAGGAGGACCGCCCCGAACGCGACGAGAGCGGTCGTTCGGCGGTCGTCGACGGCGGTTTCAGCTCCAGATCGGATGTCGGCGCCGACGTCGCCGTCGACTCCTTCCCGCCGCCGCCGGACCAGCCACGCCGCGGCGAGGACCCCTGTGAGGAGTCCGAGCGCGTGGTCCTGGATCGCGACGTTCGCCCATCCCGGCGGCCCGTAGAAGCCGCTCGCCCCGGCGGTGACGACCGGATTCCGGAGGGTCTCGTAGGCGACGTTCACCAGCGTCGCGCCCGTGAGCGCCACGATCGTGCCGACGGGGTGGAAGACGAGCGCGAACCCCCACAGCGCGAAGACGACCCCGGAGAACCCGATGACCGGTCCCAGCGCGAACAGCGCGGCGACGACGCCGAACAGCGCCATCGCCCCCGGCACGACCGCGAACGCGCGGACGTACGGGTTCTCGGCGAGCGTACCGACGTCCGTGCGCGACGCGAGCGCCGAGAGCGACGCGAGGGTCGGGAGCCCGACGGCACCGAGGCCGAACCCGGCACCCCCCTCGAACCGAATCCGGCGAAGCGACTCGCGCGAGGGGAGCGACTCGCGTGGGGGAACCGCCCCTCGCAGCGTTCCCGTCTCCTCGTCGACGTCGCGACCGCCGGGGAAGTGACCGTAGGCGTACTCGGCGATTCCTCCCGCGACGAGCGTCGACAGGAGGTTTCCCGTGATGTGTCCCCGGCCGGCGTGCGCGAAGCTCGACCAGAGAATCCCCTCGGGGTAGAGGTACGACCACGAGCGGAACGGGATCACGACCGGGCGGTCGGGGTTCTCCAGCCCGCTCTGGACGAAGAGGTACACCCCGATCACGCCGGCGACGGCGACGAGGGTCCCCCACGGCACGCCGAGCAGGAAGCGCGAGCGGAGCGCGCGGGTCCACGCCCCGTTCGGCCGGTCCGTCTTATAAACTACGGCGAGCGCGACGGCGACGAGCGCGCCACCGACGGCGAGGTGAGCGGCGTCGGACGTCAGCGCCTCCGAGACCATGTGGGAGAAGGAGCGGTCGGCCGCATATCAATCCGCGGGTCGGGCGACGGTCCGAGGGGCAGGCGACGCCCCGTCCTCAGATCTTGCTCTCGGCGTCGTCCGCGAGCTCCTCCATGCGCTTCCCGACGCGGCCGGCGGGGGAGAACTCGTCCTCGCTCATCGCGTTCGCCAGGGCGTTGCCGAGCACGAACACGGCGTGTTTGTGCTCGCTCTTCGACTTGTGGACGTGCGAGGGGTCGACCTCCAGCTCGTCGTACGGGTCGAACAGCGAGCCGTCGACGGTCTCGTGCGAGCGGAAGTGCTCCATGATCGTCACCATCTGTTCGTGGAGTTCGAGGAGCTCGTCTTTGTGCATACCCGGGATACGGGGCGTAGACACTTTAAGCGTTGTTGAGGGGAATACGCACGGCTGTCGGGCGTCGTCGGACACGAACGAAAACGCCGACCGCGGAGCCGGCCGCCGGCTCAGAACACGTACTCGTCTTCGTGGCCCATCATGCCCTCGTCCTCGAACCCGCCGGAGTCGTCCTCGTCTCTCGGTCCGCTCGTCTTGTACGCCTTGATTCCCGTCGAAAGGAGCTCTTCCACCGCCTCCTCCCGGTTGAGGAACTCTCCCTGCTCGACCATCTGGGCGATCTGCATCTCCAGATGCTCCGGCACGGTTATCTCTACTCGTGGCATTTCCTGCCCGGGAGTAATGGCAATGGGTATATAAATGTGGCGTCGACGATACGGTTATGGGAAATCTCATAGCGGCAGATCCGAAACTTCAGTTCGAACTATCTAAACTCTAGATCCGTTATACGAAATTTCTAGAATATATACGACACGTTTCGCCGCACCTGCGTTCCCACCGATCGATCGGCGGGCTTCCGTCGTCGCTGGCGACGACTTCGTTTCCCGCGAGCGACGGCTGCATCCCCGCCACCGGCGTCGCTCCCCGAGCCGGGAGTGCGACGCGGAGCGATACCCATAGGTGGGCGCGACGCCTACGCCGGCGCATGAGTGGATCCGGCGCCTCGGACGCCGCGGCCGAGACCGACGGCGATGTCGACGACCTCACCGGGCTCTACCGCGAGTACGGCGACGACCGACTCCCCCCGGGCCAGCGCGAGACCGACCGGTTCCCGGTGCTCTCGAAGAGCGGGACGCCCTCGTGGAGCCCCGAGACGTTCGCGTTCGAGGTCTGGGGCGCCGTCGACGACCCCCTCGCGTACTCGCTCTCGGAGTTCCGCGAGCTTCCGGCCGTCACCCAGCGACAGGACTTCCACTGCGTGACCGGGTGGAGCAAGTTCGACTGCGAGTTCACCGGCGTCGAGTTCGCCGAGATCGTCGACCGCGCCGGGGTCCGCGACGACGTCGAACACGTCCTCTTCCACGCGCTCGACGGCTACACCACGAACCTCTCGCTCGACGAGTGCACGCGCGACGGCGTCCTGTTCGCGTACGGCTACGACGGCGACGACCTCCCCGCGGACCACGGCGGACCGATCAGGGTCGTCACCCCGCACAAGTACGCGTACAAGGGCGCCAAGTGGGTCTCGGGGGTCGAGTTCCTCACGGAGAAGGAGCTCGGCTACTGGGAGAAGCGCGGCTACAGCGACACCGCGAACCCGTGGAACGAGGAGCGGTACGGCTGACGATCGGACGCCCCCGATATCGACGCCCCGATATCGACGCCCCCGCCGACCCCCGCGATAGTCAAGATAAAGGGGCCGCGGTACCGACCGTCGTTCAATGGAACGGGCGCGTTCGACGTCGGCTCCGCCCCTCGTCAGCCGCACGACCGCGGTCGACGCGCCCCCGTTCGCGGCCGCGTTTGACGCCCTCTCGGCGCCGCGGACGACGTGGAGCGCGCCCGACGACGCCCTCGTGCTCGGGAGCGGCGCGGCCGCGACGCTCACCGCAAGCGGGCCGGAGCGGTTCGCCGATATCCGGAGCGCCGCCGCCGAGCTGTTCGACTCCGGCGACGTCCACGCCGGGACCGAGGCCGCTCGCCCCCGGGTGTTCGGTGGATTCGCCTTCCACGAAGGGGCCTGCGGCGGCGACCCGTGGGGGCCGTTCCCGGAGGCGCGCTTCGTGCTCCCGCGCGTCCAGCTCACGTTCGCGGACAACGGGACCTGGCTCACCGTGAACGCCGCCGGGCCGG
Above is a window of Halorubrum depositum DNA encoding:
- a CDS encoding MBL fold metallo-hydrolase, whose amino-acid sequence is MATELADGVWRFELRGVSAYLVDDDVPTLVDAGTPWDEEAIREGLADAGFDVSDVGRVLLTHYDLDHVGTLDALTPELDATVYAGGFDAAILRGERSPPWRNHKGAFQRLAGLFATRPDLEIESVRDGECLGSFTAYHTPGHTPGHVAYVSEELSVALLGDLVSESDGALEPSEWVISYDTDRVLDSIRDLADRAPAFEVACVGHGDPLASGGGDALDALADRI
- a CDS encoding acyl-CoA dehydrogenase family protein translates to MDLLDDSVVPEHARDVKAEAREFAAEHIAPNAEAYYDSGDYPWEVLEAGMDAGLVAQDIGEEYGGKGFDLAQILAIAEEFYRADAGIALTLQLASFGCEMVEQYGTDGQKEEYLRPVAENDQISGLAVSEPETGSDLAGMTTKAEKVEGGYELTGEKYWVGNAVEADWLTVYAKTGESDDRYSNYTLFIVETDSEGYEAEHIPEKMGMRASKQGHIVFEDCFVPEENVVGSEGGGFYVLADFFNHGRVVVGGHGLGLAAAAIEEAEEFVHGRNAFGRTVNEFQAVQHTLSDMRIGFESARALNWRACEKVADNEDAGYWAALAKTKSTEVATDCAEKGMKLHGGRSILIDRRIARVYRDVRIPVIYEGANDIQRNLIYRQSR
- the menE gene encoding o-succinylbenzoate--CoA ligase — its product is MRDWLSHRVAASPDDAALVRAEDGEAWTYTDLDRLVSETAGRLVAHGIEAGDRLGVLTPPYVGTVGLVHAAMRIGATFVPLGQGLTPRELSERIERAELSAVVCAEPTEDDALAAVDGIDDTPVFSVDDPADATVTAVHDVEPATIDPPEWEFGDHLCILFTSGTTGEPKPVPLTAGNVYSSAVASAFRLGVDPGDRWLVSLSLHHMGGLAPVYRSALYGTTLVLREGFDAGGTADDIDAYDVTGVSLVPTMLKRMLDRRGTLSDTLRAVLLGGAPAPDELLERCRDYSVPVYPTYGMTESASQIATATPRQTKGRLGTVGRPLFGTDVTVVDEDGAPVEAGETGEIVVDGPTVTPGYLERPPDPGEGAAAELDRSAFGPHGLHTGDVGRFDEDGYLYVLNRLDDRIITGGENVEPGEVSDVLRRFPTVEDVAVVGLDDETWGERVAALLAVDDGIGEQVDEAALASFARERLSGFKIPKTIALVDELPRTVSGTVDREAAREALREGGRALDPDPETELETAGFEPCDPAEPPDGDGESEGDADVDTAGDADSGGRDGDDDDPADRNGEGREDESPAAVDDEVVDAEETRGGE
- a CDS encoding universal stress protein, whose protein sequence is MYSQILVPTDGSPASDAAIEHAIDLAGQYGATLHALYVVDGAAYSTLEAGAEVVVDALESEGKEATRRVADAAERAGVDCETTVATGTAYRSIRDYADEHDVDMIVMGTHGRKGLDRYLLGSVTERVVRTSDVPVLTVRHPTDE
- a CDS encoding transcription initiation factor IIB yields the protein MERPSRQRQQERNTERESDETETLSCPECESEEIVTDADQELVCEDCGLVLDERNIDRGPEWRAFNHSERQSKSRVGAPITETMHDKGLTTTIDWKDKDAYGRSLSSEKRSQMHRLRKWQERIRTKDAGERNLQFALSEIDRMASALGVPRSVREVASVIYRRALNEDLIRGRSIEGVSTAALYAACRQEGIPRSLDEVADVSRVPQKEIGRTYRYISQELGLELKPVDPKQFVPRFASSLELSEEVQSKATEIIDVSAEQGLLSGKSPTGFAAAAIYAASLLCNEKKTQREVADVAQVTEVTIRNRYQEQIEAMGFR
- a CDS encoding METTL5 family protein, which codes for MASKRSLATKLGVVAGFEEPRVALEQYPTPPDLAAHVVHLADLHGDVDGRTVLDLGTGTGMLALAAALRGPARVLGVELDRDPLITAIANQRRVAASAPVHWIQADATRLPLAVPDPVTVVMNPPFGAQDGNRNADRGFLTTASRVATVSYSVHNAGSEGFVEAFAADNGGEVTHAFAADFAIDAQFDHHEDESREVDAEVYRIEWA
- a CDS encoding rhomboid family intramembrane serine protease — encoded protein: MVSEALTSDAAHLAVGGALVAVALAVVYKTDRPNGAWTRALRSRFLLGVPWGTLVAVAGVIGVYLFVQSGLENPDRPVVIPFRSWSYLYPEGILWSSFAHAGRGHITGNLLSTLVAGGIAEYAYGHFPGGRDVDEETGTLRGAVPPRESLPSRESLRRIRFEGGAGFGLGAVGLPTLASLSALASRTDVGTLAENPYVRAFAVVPGAMALFGVVAALFALGPVIGFSGVVFALWGFALVFHPVGTIVALTGATLVNVAYETLRNPVVTAGASGFYGPPGWANVAIQDHALGLLTGVLAAAWLVRRRREGVDGDVGADIRSGAETAVDDRRTTALVAFGAVLLFGVSRRLWAVYWYLGNERYELYRALGFGLLAALAAIVALAVAGRDEPLRPDLAVPSPETVRGAVRSATPAGVGLLLLASALAVVAGPGVVPNLVAVDDGDLPGDPIEIDGYQVTYAEDVENQQVSVVDVEAFGRSTSVNTSGVIVKNADREIWTTAVSRGSLAFWEYRAVDVGGTGWRETVWVQRVGWVASNGGPAYRVDAVRNETRSTLFTSEPVRAEPRIDGRNVTVAAVEGGFELRVAHEGETERAALPAANESVALQGVAFVREDDAVFAERGETRVRIATRERYEGRQ
- a CDS encoding UPF0058 family protein — encoded protein: MHKDELLELHEQMVTIMEHFRSHETVDGSLFDPYDELEVDPSHVHKSKSEHKHAVFVLGNALANAMSEDEFSPAGRVGKRMEELADDAESKI
- a CDS encoding DUF7120 family protein, giving the protein MPRVEITVPEHLEMQIAQMVEQGEFLNREEAVEELLSTGIKAYKTSGPRDEDDSGGFEDEGMMGHEDEYVF
- a CDS encoding sulfite oxidase-like oxidoreductase; the protein is MSGSGASDAAAETDGDVDDLTGLYREYGDDRLPPGQRETDRFPVLSKSGTPSWSPETFAFEVWGAVDDPLAYSLSEFRELPAVTQRQDFHCVTGWSKFDCEFTGVEFAEIVDRAGVRDDVEHVLFHALDGYTTNLSLDECTRDGVLFAYGYDGDDLPADHGGPIRVVTPHKYAYKGAKWVSGVEFLTEKELGYWEKRGYSDTANPWNEERYG